The Brassica oleracea var. oleracea cultivar TO1000 chromosome C6, BOL, whole genome shotgun sequence genome includes a region encoding these proteins:
- the LOC106297366 gene encoding uncharacterized protein LOC106297366 — protein sequence MNSTRAPRWAHPPTDWLKCNTDGAWHKERDNSGLGWICRDEKGSMIWAGARAVTKAASPILAEAEALKWSAETMTSFGYRNVIFESDSLTPVKMINGSEAVWPVLQSIIEVIRLSLSQI from the coding sequence ATGAATTCTACCCGAGCTCCACGGTGGGCTCATCCTCCTACAGACTGGCTGAAATGTAATACCGATGGTGCTTGGCATAAAGAGAGAGATAACAGCGGTCTAGGTTGGATTTGCAGAGATGAGAAGGGTAGTATGATATGGGCGGGGGCGAGAGCTGTGACAAAGGCGGCATCACCGATTCTTGCGGAAGCAGAAGCACTTAAATGGAGCGCAGAGACAATGACGAGCTTTGGTTATAGGAATGTCATCTTTGAATCAGATTCTCTAACTCCGGTTAAGATGATAAACGGGAGTGAAGCAGTATGGCCAGTCTTACAGTCAATCATTGAGGTGATCCGTTTGTCTTTGTCGCAGATTTAG
- the LOC106298674 gene encoding uncharacterized protein LOC106298674 yields MRARLVVFPIKGRKWCFSRSVDPLAAQSPSGVTPTTVRGLLKKISSESKPINANAELLVDFISDKMNKAWMGLEIAPEGSMKNKIHGLGLKLLARVKPSEIFLKSISKEVTSVQVSYPPSLDPRLVRRRLRHIAMSGTILHKKYLIGSVTLLPLTTAFTVLPLPNIPFFWVLFRTYSHWRALQGSEKLLKLLSNHSNPQTDTADESNNNKLEQEAQSPTCVLLPSEELYKLLGEASEEGLDEETIVEICKLFHLNKIDVLKYRNLV; encoded by the exons ATGAGAGCGAGATTGGTTGTTTTCCCGATTAAAGGGAGGAAGTGGTGTTTCAGCAGATCCGTCGATCCTCTCGCTGCTCAATCTCCGTCCGGTGTTACTCCGACCACTGTGCGAGGTTTATTGAAGAAGATATCGTCTGAATCTAAGCCCATCAATGCCAACGCTGAGCTTCTTGTCGATTTCATCTCCGACAAG ATGAATAAGGCGTGGATGGGTCTTGAGATAGCACCTGAAGGGTCAATGAAGAACAAGATTCATGG GTTAGGATTGAAGCTTCTGGCTCGTGTGAAGCCGTCTGAGATATTCTTGAAGTCTATATCTAAGGAGGTCACTTCCGTACAAGTCTCTTACCCTCCTAG TTTAGATCCTAGACTTGTACGCAGAAGACTACGCCACATTGCTATGAG TGGAACAATCTTGCACAAGAAGTACCTGATTGGTTCAGTAACTTTGCTTCCATTGACCACTGCATTCACG GTATTGCCATTACCAAACATACCATTCTTCTGGGTCTTATTCCGCACTTATTCTCACTGGCGAGCTCTTCAG GGAAGTGAGAAGCTGCTTAAGCTCCTCTCAAACCATTCAAATCCCCAAACTGATACTGCAGATGAAAGCAATAACAACAAACTGGAACAAGAGGCTCAATCTCCCACATGT GTTTTGCTGCCATCAGAAGAGTTATACAAGCTACTAGGTGAAGCTAGTGAGGAAGGTCTTGATGAGGAGACTATAGTAGAGATTTGCAAATTGTTCCATCTCAATAAGATCGATGTTCTTAAATATCGCAATCTAGTCTAA